From the genome of Nitrosomonas sp., one region includes:
- a CDS encoding cytoplasmic protein: MISQDVVDVARAERETLRWIILSALWYARPYGTSEHVLLRTAHDIPLRVTSDMVRNALHYLKGRGLVAVSENQPMWHAEITAEGEDVVDYRADAPAGVARPPKW; the protein is encoded by the coding sequence ATGATTAGTCAAGATGTTGTTGATGTCGCGCGCGCTGAACGCGAGACGTTGCGCTGGATAATACTGTCTGCGCTTTGGTATGCGCGGCCATATGGAACTAGCGAGCATGTTTTACTGAGAACGGCGCATGATATTCCATTGCGCGTAACATCCGACATGGTTCGCAACGCGCTGCACTATCTGAAAGGCCGGGGGCTGGTTGCTGTATCCGAAAACCAACCCATGTGGCACGCAGAAATCACCGCCGAAGGCGAAGATGTGGTCGATTATCGCGCTGATGCGCCTGCCGGTGTGGCAAGGCCACCAAAGTGGTAA
- a CDS encoding DUF3486 family protein has protein sequence MARQTKIDALPDPVKAWLDDALAENNFSGYQLLSEELKTRGYDISHASVHRYGQKIEKRMAAIRAATEAAQMLAKNTPDQSDELSASVIRMAQSELFDVMVDLQEAEAENDPAKRVKLLSRAALAISNLARAKVIHRKWQDEARARTEAAAASAEKIARKGGLSPESVDALRREILGIVE, from the coding sequence ATGGCCCGCCAAACCAAAATAGACGCCCTGCCAGATCCGGTCAAAGCCTGGCTGGATGATGCGCTTGCAGAGAATAATTTCAGCGGCTATCAATTACTGTCCGAAGAACTGAAAACACGCGGGTATGACATTTCTCATGCGTCCGTGCATCGATACGGACAGAAGATCGAAAAACGCATGGCCGCAATCCGGGCAGCCACTGAAGCCGCACAGATGCTCGCAAAAAACACGCCGGATCAGTCTGATGAACTGAGCGCGTCGGTTATTCGCATGGCGCAATCGGAATTGTTTGATGTGATGGTTGATTTGCAGGAAGCGGAAGCTGAGAACGACCCGGCAAAGCGCGTCAAGCTGTTAAGCCGCGCAGCTTTGGCGATATCCAACCTGGCAAGAGCCAAAGTGATACACCGCAAATGGCAGGATGAAGCTCGAGCAAGGACTGAAGCCGCAGCCGCATCGGCTGAAAAAATTGCCAGAAAAGGGGGATTATCCCCCGAATCGGTTGACGCCCTGCGCCGTGAGATACTCGGGATTGTCGAATGA
- a CDS encoding DUF935 domain-containing protein produces MDSEQKTKQPEKAEIATSRDGRDITRGWLNALMHAPIDDKIVVERGGGDYKIYEEVLRDDRVRAGVNQRIYGVIAKPWEVMPGGKRAIDKAAADFIKDQIDNLEFDKITLQMLHGTFYGFSVAEAMWGQDGSRVVIDDIRVRNRRRFAFDGEGALRLKTFNDSMPGELMPDKKFWVVAFGADHHDAPYGLGLAHYLYWLVWLKRNVTRFWAVYLEKFGTPTALGKYPGNTTEAEKQKLLNALRAIQRDSAVTIPEGMEATLLEALRASAADHKDFVNQINDAILMVCLGQTATASGTAGKLGNESERETVKDAILKADSDMLSERFNRTIVKWLVEWNFPGAALPTVYRVFSDEDLDARIERDTKISGMGFKPTLKYIHETYGGEWEERATAPENPDENLKQSGGKEQNPQFAESEQADHDPTSIDSQTDILAAESVKAGAVILDKVRDIVGKADTLEQLRDDLLAAFGELDSSQLVNVMEMAFIAADLSGRYDVQEGD; encoded by the coding sequence ATGGATTCTGAACAAAAAACAAAGCAACCAGAAAAGGCTGAAATCGCAACCAGCCGTGACGGCCGCGACATAACCCGTGGCTGGCTGAATGCGCTTATGCATGCGCCTATTGACGACAAGATTGTTGTCGAACGTGGCGGTGGCGATTATAAGATTTACGAAGAAGTGCTGCGCGATGACCGTGTGCGTGCGGGTGTGAACCAGCGCATTTACGGTGTGATTGCCAAGCCGTGGGAAGTCATGCCGGGCGGCAAGCGTGCAATTGATAAAGCGGCCGCAGATTTTATTAAAGATCAGATCGACAATCTTGAGTTTGACAAAATCACCCTGCAAATGCTGCACGGCACGTTTTACGGTTTTTCTGTTGCCGAGGCGATGTGGGGACAAGACGGCTCACGCGTTGTGATTGACGATATCCGGGTGCGCAACCGCAGGCGCTTTGCATTTGACGGCGAAGGCGCTTTACGGCTCAAGACATTTAATGATTCCATGCCGGGCGAATTGATGCCGGACAAGAAATTCTGGGTGGTTGCATTCGGCGCGGATCATCACGATGCGCCGTATGGCCTGGGACTGGCGCATTATCTGTATTGGCTGGTATGGCTCAAGCGCAATGTGACGCGGTTTTGGGCGGTGTATCTCGAAAAATTCGGCACGCCCACAGCGCTTGGCAAGTATCCAGGCAATACCACGGAAGCAGAAAAACAAAAGCTTTTGAATGCACTGCGCGCGATTCAGCGTGATTCTGCGGTAACGATCCCGGAAGGAATGGAAGCCACATTGCTTGAAGCCTTGCGTGCATCAGCCGCCGACCACAAGGATTTTGTTAACCAGATCAACGACGCAATTTTAATGGTCTGCCTGGGCCAAACCGCAACCGCCAGCGGCACGGCTGGAAAGCTGGGCAATGAGTCAGAGCGTGAAACAGTCAAAGACGCGATACTGAAAGCAGACAGCGACATGCTGTCAGAGCGGTTTAACCGGACAATTGTCAAGTGGCTGGTTGAGTGGAATTTTCCGGGTGCTGCATTGCCAACCGTTTACCGGGTGTTTAGTGATGAAGACCTGGACGCGCGCATCGAACGAGATACCAAAATTTCCGGCATGGGGTTTAAGCCGACGCTGAAATATATCCATGAGACCTATGGAGGCGAATGGGAAGAACGCGCCACCGCGCCAGAAAACCCTGACGAAAATCTTAAGCAATCCGGCGGCAAAGAACAAAATCCGCAATTTGCCGAAAGCGAACAAGCCGACCATGACCCGACATCGATAGACAGTCAAACCGATATCCTGGCCGCTGAGTCAGTCAAAGCAGGCGCGGTAATCCTGGACAAAGTGCGCGACATTGTCGGAAAAGCCGACACACTCGAACAACTGCGCGACGATCTGCTCGCCGCTTTCGGCGAACTGGATTCGAGTCAGTTGGTTAACGTTATGGAAATGGCGTTTATCGCTGCGGATTTGTCGGGGCGGTATGACGTGCAAGAGGGCGATTAA
- a CDS encoding M15 family metallopeptidase, with amino-acid sequence MFHLGKRSKNRLNGVHPDLVRVVKRAIEITETDFTVLEGLRSLDRQAALLRLGQSKTMKSRHLTGHAVDLAAMVNGVISWQPDHYMPIARAMKHAAAELGIKLEWGGDWRTFKDFVHWQLSWQVYPAKDETH; translated from the coding sequence ATGTTTCATCTAGGCAAGCGCTCAAAAAACCGGCTTAACGGCGTGCATCCTGATCTGGTTCGTGTCGTTAAGCGTGCAATTGAAATCACCGAAACGGATTTCACCGTTCTGGAAGGTTTGCGCTCTCTTGATCGGCAGGCCGCATTGCTGCGTCTGGGGCAATCCAAAACCATGAAAAGCCGACATTTGACGGGGCATGCAGTCGATCTCGCGGCGATGGTTAACGGTGTTATAAGTTGGCAACCGGATCATTACATGCCAATTGCCAGGGCGATGAAGCACGCGGCGGCTGAGCTTGGCATAAAGCTGGAATGGGGTGGCGACTGGCGCACGTTTAAAGATTTCGTTCACTGGCAGTTATCATGGCAAGTATATCCGGCAAAAGATGAAACGCATTAA